CGGTTGAGCGCAACACATTTGATGAACAATTCCACGGCTTGATTGTCAAATTGACGTGCACTGAGATTGCCCCCAAAAATAGTCTTAAAGCGGAACATGGTAGTTTCAGCAATCGAACGACGATGATAGC
The window above is part of the Synechococcales cyanobacterium T60_A2020_003 genome. Proteins encoded here:
- a CDS encoding IS5/IS1182 family transposase: YHRRSIAETTMFRFKTIFGGNLSARQFDNQAVELFIKCVALNRMIQIAKPDSYKVEG